A single region of the Candidatus Omnitrophota bacterium genome encodes:
- a CDS encoding prepilin-type N-terminal cleavage/methylation domain-containing protein, which produces MIRKQENGKITRQAFTLIELLIVVAIIGVLAAIAVPNFLNAQIRAKVARCHSDMQALSTAFMSYNVDNNSFPFFGGINWYSVFIYPALTTPIPYMSGIPKDGFSLGEFKDNIHRFTGGHEDFYPGWNIKEMKKAGWTWGEEPITRAVNSGCVMLTVSRGPDKKEDIGGSPPTGVLVYDASNGLNSGGDIYRLTPGGVLSNKKQYGG; this is translated from the coding sequence ATGATAAGAAAACAAGAAAACGGAAAAATTACTCGTCAAGCCTTTACGCTGATTGAATTATTGATTGTCGTCGCGATTATCGGGGTGTTGGCGGCTATCGCCGTTCCTAACTTTCTCAACGCCCAGATTCGCGCCAAAGTGGCGCGTTGTCATTCCGACATGCAGGCGTTGAGCACGGCGTTTATGTCTTACAATGTGGATAACAATAGTTTTCCCTTTTTTGGCGGCATCAACTGGTATTCGGTTTTCATCTATCCGGCGTTGACGACGCCCATCCCATATATGAGTGGAATTCCGAAAGATGGGTTTTCCCTGGGGGAGTTCAAAGACAATATCCATCGCTTTACGGGAGGGCACGAAGATTTTTATCCCGGCTGGAATATCAAAGAGATGAAGAAAGCGGGATGGACATGGGGCGAGGAACCAATAACTCGAGCCGTGAATTCCGGCTGCGTGATGTTGACCGTCAGCCGGGGGCCGGATAAAAAAGAGGATATTGGCGGCAGTCCTCCGACGGGAGTATTGGTTTACGACGCTTCCAATGGTCTTAATTCGGGGGGAGACATCTATCGTCTTACGCCGGGAGGCGTTCTATCCAACAAGAAGCAATACGGCGGATAA